The Gammaproteobacteria bacterium genomic interval CTGGCGCCCAACCGCACCACGGAATCGCTTCGCAAAGACAAAGCCGTTGCGCAGGAGCAGTTTAGATGAGCAATAAATCACAACCGCGCGATACCCCCCGCGACCCAAAAAGGATCGAGGTCGAGCTCGACCGTACTCGCGGCGAATTGAGCCAAACGCTGGATGCGCTCCAGGAAAAACTGTCGCCCGGCCCGATGTTCGACGAGGCGCTGAATTATTTCCGCAACAGCGGCGGTGGCGAATTCGCCTCGAATTTCAAGCATTCGATAACGCAAAATCCCGTGCCCGTCACCCTGGTCGGCGTCGGCCTGGCATGGCTGGCGCTGGCTGGGAGGGGCGGCGGCTCGTCGTCCGACCCGTTCGATGCAAGTGGCTACGACGATCCGTATCATCCTCACGCGGAATATCCGCAAGACCGGCCCGTGGCCGAGGCCGAAGGTCTGGAAGGAGTATCCGGCGGCACCGCGTTCGGCGATGATGTCGCACCGGGTATGGAGCCGATCGGCACGGACCCTGATCAACCGGGCCGCATGCGGCGGATGGCCAGTGGCGGGCGCGAGCGCATGCGTGGCGTCACTCGCGGCGCGCGTCAGGGTATATCCGGTGCAGGTGCGATGGGGCGACGTCAGGCAGCGCGCGCGAAGAGCGGATTCGAGCACATGCTGCACGAGCAGCCGCTAGTGCTGGGTGCTATTGGCGTGGCACTGGGGGCGGCGCTGGCCGCCGGTTTGCCGGGAACCCGGCGCGAAGACGAATTGATGGGCGGGACGCGCGATCAATTCATGGACAAGGCTCAGGAAAAGGGTAAGGAACAGCTGGGCAAGGCCAAACAGGCCGCGAAATCGGCCGGCGATGCCGCGAAGAAGGAAGCAAGGAAGGAACTGGACGACACGCACCGGACGGCCGCTCCGAACGAGGGTTCGGCCACATAGCAGTGCGCAGATATGGCGTTGCCGGAACCGATGAGCTCGATACCTCTCAGTCAATTCTTTCGAATTGAGGGCGCAGGTACGAAGGCAGCAATCGCCAGACGTTGATAGCATCCCGCGGCGCCGTTTCACCGCAAGTCAATGACAATCTGTCAGATTTCGCCGCGACACGCCCCATGTCGTCTGCCGCAACCCGTCCACAGGCGGCAAAAAGATGAAAAGCTGTGTAAACTTCCCGGCCTTGTCGGCCGCGGCGGAGTTTTTGCATCATCCGCGCTGGCAGAGTTAATCCTCTCGGCCGTATTCAACGTGATTTATTCCCCGCCTAACCCTTAAGGATCGGACATCGACACGCAGTCCGCCACAGACCGGCAACCCGCGCTAGGCAGCGTCTTCTACGTTTCCGTAGCACTTTCCACGCTGTTTGTATTGTGGGGCGTAGTTTTCCCGCGCAACCTCGCCACCGTGGCGACGGCGGCGCTGGACTACGTGATGACCAGCTTTGGCTGGGTGTACATCATCTCGACTTTCGGCTTTCTGATATTTGTGCTGTATCTGGCCTGCGGCCGTTACGGCGGCATCCGGCTGGGCAAGGATAGCGACCGCCCCGAATTTAGCACGCTTTCGTGGCTGGCCATGATGTTCAGCGCGGGCATGGGCATCGGCCTCATGTTCTTCGGTGTTTACGAGCCCCTCGCACACTTCGACAACCCGCCCTTCGGCCTGGCGCAGCCCGGCACCGAGGAAGCCGCCCAGCTCGCCATCCAGTATTCGTATTTTCATTGGGGCCTGCACGCCTGGGGTATCTTCGCGGTAGTCGGTCTCGCACTCGCCTATTCCGTGTTCCGCAGGGGCAGAAGCGGCCTGATCAGCCCCATTTTCTACCCAATACTGGGCAAGCGCGTGGAAGGCCCCATCGGCAAGGCGATCGATAGCCTGGCTGTGTTCGCCACCTTGTTCGGCTCGGCCACCTCGCTGGGCCTGGGCACCTTGCAGATCAGCGGCGGCCTGACCTCAGTGTTCGCCACGCCGAACGCGCTGACGGTGCAGCTCGCGGTTATCGCGGCAATGACTTTCTGCTTTACGCTTTCAGCCGTCTCGGGCGTACATCGCGGCATCCAGTGGTTGAGCAACACCAATATGGTGCTCGCGACGTTGCTGTTGCTGTTCCTGCTGTTCTGCGGCCCGACCGTGTTTCTGCTCAACTTCTTCACGAACTCGATCGGCAATTATATCGGCCAGTTCTTCCAGATGAGTTTCAGGTCGGCGGTGTTCGGCGACGCGGCCTGGATGCAGGACTGGACGATCTTCTACTGGGCATGGTGGATCTCGTGGGCGCCATTCGTCGGCACTTTCATTGCCCGTATCTCGCGCGGCCGCACCATCCGCGAGTTCGTGTTGGGTGTGCTGTTCGTGCCCAGCCTGGTCAGCTTCCTGTGGTTTTCCGTGTTCGGCGGCGCGGCCATCGATCTCAACCTGGCCGGAGTAACGGATATCTCAGCCGCGACCAGCCAGTCTGCGGTATTGTTCGACACGTTGAACGCTTATCCATTAGGCACCATCACGTCGCTGCTGGCGGTCGTGCTGATCGCCCTGTTTTTCATCAGCGGCGCCGATGCCGGCTCGGTAGTGCTGGGCATGCTCACTTCGGGCGGGACGCTGAAACCAACGATGAAGGTTGTCGTAATCTGGGGCACACTGACGGGCCTTTGCGCGGCCGTGTTGCTGCTGGCGGGCGGACTCAACGCCCTGCAGACCGCTGCCATCCTGTCCGCCGTGCCGTTCGCGTTCGTCATGATGGGATTGTGCTACGCGCTCATCAAGGATCTCCGTAGCGATCGGCGCGCCAGCCTGCAAGCCGTGGCGGTCTCCGATACTCACGTTGACGCTGCCGGCGACCGCCGCGCAAGCTCACGCTCGCGGTCGTAACACCGCGATCTTCTGTCCGAACCTGAGCATCTCATCCGCGATGCACCATTGCCTGATTGTCAAACTGGGATCGGCGCCGCCGCACCTGCGGGCGCGGCGCGGCGATTTCGAGCATTACTTCTCTAAACGGTTGGGAATCGATCTCGATAAGTGTCTGATAGTCAATCCCGAGGCCGGCGACATGCTGCCGGACGCGCGACATTTCCTCGGTGTCGTGATCACCGGATCGGACGCGATGCTGACCGACAACCCGGACTGGAGTCTGCGCACGCAGGCCTGGCTGGAGCGAATATTGCCGAACGAAAAGATCCCGGTGCTGGGCGTGTGCTACGGGCATCAACTGCTGGCGCAGACCCTGGGCGGCAAAATTGGATGGTCGGAAAATGGCGAGGAACTGGGCACCATTTCGGTCACGCTAACGGCCAACGGTGAGCGCGACCCATTGCTTGGCGCGGTTGGGAGGCAATTCGTGGTGCAGGCGGCGCATAGTCAGGCCGTGCTGGAACTGCCGCCCGGCGCGCGGCTGCTGGCGCGCAACGCGCACGAGCCCATTCAGTCGTTCGCGTGGGGAACGAATGCCTGGGGCGTGCAATTTCATCCGGAATTCGA includes:
- a CDS encoding DUF3618 domain-containing protein; amino-acid sequence: MSNKSQPRDTPRDPKRIEVELDRTRGELSQTLDALQEKLSPGPMFDEALNYFRNSGGGEFASNFKHSITQNPVPVTLVGVGLAWLALAGRGGGSSSDPFDASGYDDPYHPHAEYPQDRPVAEAEGLEGVSGGTAFGDDVAPGMEPIGTDPDQPGRMRRMASGGRERMRGVTRGARQGISGAGAMGRRQAARAKSGFEHMLHEQPLVLGAIGVALGAALAAGLPGTRREDELMGGTRDQFMDKAQEKGKEQLGKAKQAAKSAGDAAKKEARKELDDTHRTAAPNEGSAT
- a CDS encoding glutamine amidotransferase, with product MHHCLIVKLGSAPPHLRARRGDFEHYFSKRLGIDLDKCLIVNPEAGDMLPDARHFLGVVITGSDAMLTDNPDWSLRTQAWLERILPNEKIPVLGVCYGHQLLAQTLGGKIGWSENGEELGTISVTLTANGERDPLLGAVGRQFVVQAAHSQAVLELPPGARLLARNAHEPIQSFAWGTNAWGVQFHPEFDADISRTYIEDDREALEHEGRELDAMLRATRDTDHGAVLLRRFAERLHR
- a CDS encoding BCCT family transporter translates to MDTQSATDRQPALGSVFYVSVALSTLFVLWGVVFPRNLATVATAALDYVMTSFGWVYIISTFGFLIFVLYLACGRYGGIRLGKDSDRPEFSTLSWLAMMFSAGMGIGLMFFGVYEPLAHFDNPPFGLAQPGTEEAAQLAIQYSYFHWGLHAWGIFAVVGLALAYSVFRRGRSGLISPIFYPILGKRVEGPIGKAIDSLAVFATLFGSATSLGLGTLQISGGLTSVFATPNALTVQLAVIAAMTFCFTLSAVSGVHRGIQWLSNTNMVLATLLLLFLLFCGPTVFLLNFFTNSIGNYIGQFFQMSFRSAVFGDAAWMQDWTIFYWAWWISWAPFVGTFIARISRGRTIREFVLGVLFVPSLVSFLWFSVFGGAAIDLNLAGVTDISAATSQSAVLFDTLNAYPLGTITSLLAVVLIALFFISGADAGSVVLGMLTSGGTLKPTMKVVVIWGTLTGLCAAVLLLAGGLNALQTAAILSAVPFAFVMMGLCYALIKDLRSDRRASLQAVAVSDTHVDAAGDRRASSRSRS